From Methanobacterium formicicum:
CACAAAGGTGATGGCCATGCCTAACTTGATTCTTTTGGATATTTTCCCACTATTTTCCATGGACTGGTCCTTTAATATGGACATTGCACTGTACAGGAAGATTACAATAGCCAAAAAGAGCACCGGAAGATAAAAAACACTGAAAACACCCATAAAATATAGTATAGGGCTGGTAACACTGGCAATTATCATGAACAGGGCAGCTAATAGGGAGGAAATCCGGTTACCATACACTATGGGTAAAGTGGTAGCCCCTTCCTCTTTATCACCCTCCTGATCTTCCATGTCCTTGACGATTTCCCGGGCCATTGTCATTAAAAAGGCATAAAAACCTAGATAAATTGAAACTGCTATTTGTTCCACTGCTATGCCTCCAAAAACAAAACACAACCCGGTTAAAAATGAAATACTGAGGTTTCCAATTAAACATTTTGTTTTCAGGTCCTGGGCATAGTAGATCATTAACAGGGAACTGGAAAGTGCGATAATTCCCAGAAGCAAGTTTATGGCAAAAGCGATGATTATACCCACGGCAAATAGGGAAATTGAATATACTAATGCCCCTTTAAGGGAAATTCTCCCGGAAGGAATGGGTCGCTGTGGTTTGTTAATGGCATCGATCTTGTGGTCAAAGTAATCATTGATACTGTTCCCTGCCCCGGTAACCAGGAAAACTACCACTGCTGCCATTAATACTTCAAAGGTAAATTTACCACTAATAATTGCCATTAAAAAAATGGCAATAACCGCCATTACTGCATTTCCAGGTCTTAATATTTCTAAATAGGGATTCATGATAACACGCAAAGTATGGTTAAATTATTGTTAGTAAGATGAGTTTTATTTAACAAAAATACCCTGATCAAGGGTGATTTTAATTTTCATAATCAGGATCCGGGTCTTCCTGGTTCCGTATCCTCAATTCTTTCTGGCATTTTTCCAGTTCCCGGCGCAGCAGCACCAGCTTTAACCATAAATAAATGGTCAAACCCAGCAATATGAAAAGGAGGATCAGTAAAAATCCAGTTACAATACCAGCTGCCATGGCCTGCCATAGAAGGGTAAACCCGTAAATCAGGTAAAACACTGCACCTATAACTCCCAAAATAAGTGCCAGGATTACAACTATTTTTAAGGTTTTTAAAAGCTGTTTTGTTTCCATATTTTCCCCAGAGATTATTTTATTGGGATTTTATTATAATTTTATATACATTTTACCCTATACAAATAGTATACCATGTGTACCATCCTATGAGCTTCGCCTCCCGTTGGTGAAGGGGACTCTGGTGGTAGGGTGCACATTGCCGATCTCTTATTTGACTCATTTATTATTTAATCACCCCTATCTGAGGATGTATGAAAAACAATATACCTGAACTTTTAGCCCCTGCCGGATCCATGGAATCCCTGAAAGCCGGTGTTAATGCTGGAGCTGATGCAGTTTATCTTTCTGGTAGAAGATTCGGTGCCCGGCAGTTTGCCCAGAATTTCAGTGTAAAAGAAATGGAATACGCCCTGGAATACGCCCATATACGTGGCGTGAAGGTTTATGTGACTGTGAACACTCTTATAAAGGAATCTGAACTCCCTGCGGTGTGTGAAAATCTTTACCAGCTCTACAGTCAGGGAGTGGATGCGGTGATTGTCCAGGATCTGGGTGTGGCCCGACTGGCCCGGAAACTTGTCCCCGACCTGGAACTGCACTGTTCCACTCAGATGACCATTAATAATCTTCAGGGTGCGATGTGGGCTGCGGATAATGGTTTTAAAAGGGTGATCCTTGCCCGGGAGATGTCTCTTAACGATATTAAAGAGGCCGCCCAGGAACTCTCCGGAAGGATAGAACTGGAGATATTTGGCCACGGGGCTATATGTTACTCCTATTCTGGTCAGTGCCTTCTCTCATCTTTTATTGGAGGTAGAAGTGGTAATCGAGGTATGTGTGCCCAGCCCTGCCGTAAGCAATACCACTTGATCCGTACCCGGGCAGATAAATATGGGAAATATCAGGAAGGAGAAGAAATTCCCCTGAAAGATCATTACCTCCTTTCCACCCGGGATCTTTCCATCTATCCCTATCTGGACCAGGTAGCCCGGGCTAAGGTGAATTCCATAAAAATCGAAGGCCGTATGAAGCCCCCGGAATACGTGGCCAACGTGGTTAAGGTTTACCGTGGCGCTCTGGACTCAATAGCTGCGGGAAGATGGAAGCCCGATGAAAAGGAAATTTCTAAACTCAAAATGTGCTTCAACCGGGGGCTGACCAATGGCTGGGTAATGGATACCTCCGGTGATTCAATGATGGGTAGGAGTAATCCTGGTAACCGGGGATTGTACCTGGGAAAGGTGATTGATTTTAATAAAAGAAGTGGGGAAACCATCATTGGACTCAAAAGCAGGGTTAAACCCCTGAAAGGTGATGGGTTACTCTTCAAACAATCAAGGTACCAAAAAGTAGACAAACTATGGGGAACCATTCTGGAAAGTAATCCTCCCGTTGCTGGAAATGACAAGTTATCCTTAAAATTAAGGAAAAACGTTGAAAAAGGAAGTAAAGTCTTCTTAACCCGTAGAAAGTCTCTGGTTGATGCCGCCCAGGATATGGTTAATAATCCTCAGTTACCGGACAGAATCCCCCTGGACATTGAAATTCACTGGAATGAAGAGATGACCCCGGTTATCCGGGTAGTTGCATCCCCTATTGGTAGAAAAACTGTTAATATTGATTTTAAAGCAGATTTTGCCATGGAAAAGGCCATTAAAAGACCCTTGTCCACTGAGACAATTAGGAAACAGTTAAAAAAAACTGGGGGCACACCCTTCCTCATCAGAAGTATATCTCTGGATTATCCTGGAGGTTTATTCACTCCCCTTGGTAATTTGAATCATTTAAG
This genomic window contains:
- a CDS encoding DUF3656 domain-containing U32 family peptidase — encoded protein: MKNNIPELLAPAGSMESLKAGVNAGADAVYLSGRRFGARQFAQNFSVKEMEYALEYAHIRGVKVYVTVNTLIKESELPAVCENLYQLYSQGVDAVIVQDLGVARLARKLVPDLELHCSTQMTINNLQGAMWAADNGFKRVILAREMSLNDIKEAAQELSGRIELEIFGHGAICYSYSGQCLLSSFIGGRSGNRGMCAQPCRKQYHLIRTRADKYGKYQEGEEIPLKDHYLLSTRDLSIYPYLDQVARAKVNSIKIEGRMKPPEYVANVVKVYRGALDSIAAGRWKPDEKEISKLKMCFNRGLTNGWVMDTSGDSMMGRSNPGNRGLYLGKVIDFNKRSGETIIGLKSRVKPLKGDGLLFKQSRYQKVDKLWGTILESNPPVAGNDKLSLKLRKNVEKGSKVFLTRRKSLVDAAQDMVNNPQLPDRIPLDIEIHWNEEMTPVIRVVASPIGRKTVNIDFKADFAMEKAIKRPLSTETIRKQLKKTGGTPFLIRSISLDYPGGLFTPLGNLNHLRRQILEKIQDKLLEMYRPSEEEVETVETRLHRLNVSFNSSLKTYPGTGGSDAEKGRTDSNSDVKDSDTGGNNSRVGVNSSQPGTTIPSLDLAVYVDDLLSVEAALQSGCRRIYFQPQINTNCAREISEGLEPGSAYFKLMDSSLKEAALRCQDYNSDLIWKLPDITSKRFLEGAVSILNQDTGKNISGVMVGSLGAFWALKDISSPPDCYGSRALNIWNHMAASELIREDGGSNCLTSITLSPELSQKELKQAVSRIRIEHPSIQVEFLVQGNLEALVSEDCLPCILQDKSMVEEFKGPSPNVFGIKDGKNRIFPLKIDEECRTHIANSVELCLIDHLPALNRSGVNSLVIDARGKPVDYITRMISLYQEAVDLTRVNTPKLGARLNSLKKQAKKVSNGGITTGNFLQVRDEGINN
- a CDS encoding UbiA family prenyltransferase, with protein sequence MNPYLEILRPGNAVMAVIAIFLMAIISGKFTFEVLMAAVVVFLVTGAGNSINDYFDHKIDAINKPQRPIPSGRISLKGALVYSISLFAVGIIIAFAINLLLGIIALSSSLLMIYYAQDLKTKCLIGNLSISFLTGLCFVFGGIAVEQIAVSIYLGFYAFLMTMAREIVKDMEDQEGDKEEGATTLPIVYGNRISSLLAALFMIIASVTSPILYFMGVFSVFYLPVLFLAIVIFLYSAMSILKDQSMENSGKISKRIKLGMAITFVAFAVGSPFLWSLLVK